The genomic interval GGTCCAGGAAGCGGTGGAAATTTTCAAAGCCTTTTTGGACCGCTGTCCTCTTTATGCTCATACTTTGATCATTTCCCACAGTGATGCCGATGGCGTGGGGGCCGGAGCTATAATGTACAAAACCCTGGAGCGTTTGGGTTTCAAAGACTTTTCCATCCTCATAACGGGGAAAGGCCAGAATGCCTACACTCCATTGACTAAGAAACAAGCTACAGAATTCGCTCCTGAAAGGCTTTTTGTATTGGACCTTGGGTGCAAAGAAGAACCGGTAGTGCCGGGAGTGCCTACCCTTTTCATAGACCACCACCGCCCTTACGGGGTGCCTCCGGAAGGTGTTCTCGTTTCCAGTTACCACTGGGATCCTATCCCTAACACCAGTCTTCTTACTTTCTGGCTTTGCCGGAGTATAGCCAATATAGAGGATCTGGATTGGGTGGCAGCAATAGGAACGTTGAGCGATCTGGGAGATAAAGCGCCCTTTGATATCGTGAGGGAGGCTAAAGAGAAATATAAAGCCAAATGGTTGAAAGAAGCTACAGCCTTGGTCAACGCTGCCCGCAGGAGCAGCTCTGGCGATGCTTCGGTGGCTCTGAGGGCAGTGCTCAAAGCTTCGCACCCCAGGGAAATTGTAGAGGGAGCAAGCCCAGAGGCTCGTTTGCTCCACAAATTTAGAGAGGAATCAAAAGCGGCTCTGGAAGAGGCTAAAAAAGCTTCCCCCAGGTTCAGGGGCAACGTGGCCTTAGTGGAAATTTCCACCCCTTGCTACGTTCACCCGCTCGTCGCTCAAATATGGCGCACTCGCCTCCCAAAATATATCGTAATCGTGGCAAACCACGGTTACATACCCGGCTACGTTGCCTTCAGCGTGCGAACTGCCGCTGATGTTAATGTGCTGGATTTCCTAGGCCAGATAGAGGTGGACGTGGCTGAGGGCTATATGGGATACGGCCACGACCAGGCTTCAAGCGGTGTGATCCCTTTTGAATCCTGGAAGATATTGATGGAAGGACTGGGATTCAGGGATGAATAGACTGGATTCTAAGTTCAGACTTTCGTGGCGGGATGGGATTCACCTCTCAATGCTGGTCCTCGCAGTGTTTATTTTCTTCTGGCGAATATGGATTCCAGACCCGGCCGATAGGGCCAGGTTCAAAGCAGGGGATTTCACCCATATCTTTTTTCCTGCGCGGTATTATGCTGCTTCCCACCTGGCAAATGGACGCCTCCCTCTCTGGAACCCTTTTGTTTCGTGTGGCTATCCCCATTTTGCTGACCCTCAGGCCGCTACTTTTTACCCCATCGCGTGGGTTACCGCTCTATTAACCAGGGGGAACCTCTCACTGGAAGCCCTCCAGTGGGAAGCCTTTTTCCATTTTCTCCTGGCTGCTTTCTTCACCTATCTTTTCGCCTTCTATCTAACGGGGAACCGGGGAGGGGCTTTCCTGGCGGCTCTTTCCTTCTCCTTTGGCGGATACCTTACAGGCTTTCCCCCTCTTCAACTTTCCATGCTGGAAGCCGATATCTGGTTGCCTGCGTCCCTTCTGACCGCCACTATCGCCATTGACCGGAAAGCATTCCTGTGGGCAGGATTATCTGGACTCAGCCTGGCGATGGTTTTTCTAGCAGGGCGCCCGCAAGCTTATTTGGAAATTTTCATCCTATTCCTCTCCTGGTTTTTCTACCGAGCGCACATTAAGAAGCTCACTCTGAAGGAAACTTTTGGACTCTTAACGGTAGCGCTTTTGTTCTGCGGAGGATTCGGAGCAATCCAGGCTATTCCCACTCTGGAGCTCATCAGGCTTTCAGATCGCGCAGTCATAACCTGGGAGTATGTCTCTGAAGGAGGATTTGCCTGGTGGGAACTGATGGGAGCCGTGCTGCCCCACGTGGTGGGAAGCTACGCTTTATACCCTGGCCTCGTGGCTATCATCCTGGCAGTTTATGCAGTATGGAAGAAACAGGGGCTTTTCTGGTTCTGGATTGCCCTCGCAAGCCTTTTCTTTTCCCTTGGGGAAAACTTCGCACTTTTTTCCATCTTCTACCTGTTTCAAAAGCTAATCTTCCCCGGTTACCTACGCAATGTGGAAAGAATGGCTTTAGACTTCAACTTCGCGATAGCAATATTAGCTTCCATAGGTTTTGCAAGTTTGGAAGGAGAGGGCCACAGTTTGCGCAAGCCTTTAAGGGCTCTTTTTATAGCTTTTTCAGGAGCCTGGGTTTTAGTTTCTCTGGCAACTAAAGCTTCACCTCTCCAACCTCCTCACTACAGCTGGCTCTTGGATTCTCTGGCCTATGATTCCCTATTGCTCCTGGCAATATGGGGAGCCTTTGAGTTAGCTGGAGAGAAACTCCGCCATCTCCTTTTACCCATCATTCTTATACTGGACCTTTTCACCATAAACATGGGAAGAATTCTTGAACCGGCTCGGGGCATCCATCCTCCTTTTGATGCGGTGAAAAAGTTTGAGCCTCTCCAGACCATTCCCGGTGTGTTCCGGGTAGAAGGATACGAATCGGGCTTTGCAGACTTTGGGGTTTTCCTTGGCCTTGAAAGCATCTTCGGGATGGCCCCCCTTCAGATGGCCTGGCACAAGAGAATTATGGCTAACGTAGAAGAGATAACGCGTCTCAAGCTCATGAACGTTCACATTCTGGCCACAAAAAGGGATATTACTCACGGGGCTTTCAAGTTACTCTACGAAAAAGATGACCTTAAGTTTTACGCCTTTTTTGGCTTTAATCCCAGGGCCTATCTGGTAGAAGAAGTCCGAAGGGCCCAAAACGATGGGGAAATCGTCTCCATATTGAACTCCCCCGATTTTAACCCAAACTCAATGGCGGTTGTGCCGGCTGAGTTCCCCCACCTTCCTGAAGTTCCTCTGAAAGAAAGCGAGAGGGTAGAAATTCTGGAGCGGGGAGAGACCTTCGCCGTTTTAAGGGTCAGGGCTGAAGTTCCGAGATTGCTGGTATACGTAGAAAGCCATTACCCTGGCTGGCAAGCAGAAGTTGATGGCCGTCCGGTTACCATTTACCGGGTGAATGGTGCCTTTCGTGGGATAATAGTTCCTGAGGGTGAACATCTGATCTCATTCCGATATCGGCCTGTCAGCCTTTATTTAGGGGCAGGGCTGAGCTTCACGACTTTCCTGGGGCTTTTAGTCTGCTTTGTGCTCTCTTCAGGGAATAGATTTCGGAGGTTTTGGGTTAAATCTTAAAAAGGGAGGTGATATGAACGAGCCCGGGCCATGGGTAATTTTCAATGCCGATGATTTTGGGGATTGCTCTGAAATAAACGAAGCAATAATACGGGCGCACCGGGAGGGGGTTCTCACGAGCGCAAGCCTGATGGTGGGAGGGAAAGCTTTTGAGGAAGCCGTAAAACTTGCCTGGGAAAACCCTTCCTTGGCGGTGGGCCTCCATGTAACTCTGGCCGAAGGGTGGCCATCCCTTTCTCCCCAGGAATTGGTGGGGCTCGCAGATGAGAAAGGTAAACTGAAAAGCGGGTCTGTAGTGGGTTTCTTAATTTTGTTTCGCAAGGATGCCCGTGAAGCCTTGTTCAGAGAAATGGAGGAGCAGTTCCGAAGGTTCCTCGCTACCGGTTTGCAGCTTTCCCATGTGGATGGTCACCTCCACCTTCACCTTCACCCTCTGATCTTCCCTGAACTCCTCCACCTGGCGGAAGAATTCGGAGCCAGTGGTATCCGTATCCCGAGAGATAACTGGAGCCTTTCGCTTAAGTTTCCCCCAAGACGATTTTTCCTCAGCACTTTCTGGGCCCTTATCTATGCTCCTCTGGTTTCCTGGGCTTCAAAGTTAGCAAAGGGAAGGTCCCTGATCGTGGTTGATAGAGTTTACGGTTTATTTAAAAGTGGAAGCATGAGCGAGGAATACGTGGTTGGTGTATTGAAGAGTTTGCGGGGAAGCTCTGCTGAGCTTTACTTTCACCCCACCTCAGGCCCGCGCCTTGCGTCCCTTGGCCCCAATCCCGGTGACCTGGATACCCTTATGAGTCCCCGAATTCGGCAGGTTATAGAAGAAAGGGGGATACGCCTTGCCACCTACCCTATGCTGCGGAGGGAAAGCCGTGGGCATTGAAGCGATTTTAAGCCTTTGTATCTTTGCAAGCTGGATTTATTGGGCTGTAGCTCTTATTTCTACCTGGGCCTTCTGGCGGGAGAAGGAAGAAATAGACCCAAATTTCACCCCGCCTGTCTCCGTATTGAAACCAATAAAGGGGTTGGATTATGGAGCTTACCTCAACTTCAAGAGCTTTTTTACCCAGGATTACCCCAGCTATGAAATCCTTTTCGGAGTTGAAAGCCCCGATGAACCGACATTGCCGGTAATAAAACGCCTCATGGAGGAATACCCTCATGTGCCAGTCAAAATCGTAATGGCTGAACCCCAAAGTGCTAACCGCAAAGCCGGAATGCTGGAAATCCTGAGCGCTCATGCCTCTAATCCTATCCTCGTGATTTCCGATAGCGATTTTCGGGTCCCTGCAGATTACTTGAGGCGAATAGTATCGCCTCTCAAAAGGCCTGAGATAGGGCTCGTTACAAGTTTCTATCGGGGAAAAGAAGCCCTAACGACGGCGGCAAAAGTGGAAGCCCTCTACATAAGCACCAATCTTCTGCCTTCCGCATCCATAGGTCTAAGGTGGCTTAAAATGGGCTATGCGTTCGGTTCAACTATAGCTTTATGGAGCAAAACCCTGGAAGAAATAGGGGGCTTTAAGGCCTTTGCCGATTACCTTGCCGATGATCACGAAGCGGGGGCGAGAGTCAGAGCTACCGGCAAGTTTGTTCACCTTTCCCGGTGCATCGTTGATACCACCCTTGGCCCAGTTCGCTGGCGAGAATTGTGGTCGAGACAGCTTCGGTGGATGCGCTGTGTCCAGGTGAGCCGTCCATACCTATATCCGGAAATAGTGCTAACCTTTTCTATACCCCTTTCCCTCTTGCTCGGGTTCCTCACGGATTTCTCCTTCTTTTCCCGCGCTGTTCTGCTAATGTCTCTGGGCATCAGGCTCCTGGTAGGGTGGCTGGCTTTAGGTTTTATGGATTACGGGGAAATGCGCAGGAACATATTGCTTCTGCCCTTAGGGGATCTTCTCCAATTCGCTCTCTGGCTCTGGAGTCCTTTTAGTCGAAAGATAGTATGGCGTGGGGAAGAATACTGGCTAAAGAGGGATGGGCGGATAGAAAGGTTGGAAAGGAAAAAGCGTCGTATGCCTTTCTCCCTCCTATGGTGGCGTCGTCGTTAGGAAGGATTATTTCACCGGCTGGGGTCGGCGCTCCTTCCCTGAAATAGTAGACAATCAGATGGACACCCTCTATCTGATCATCAGGGGCATGCAGGAAGTAATCGTCACGGATGATTTCACCCTTTCTCCAGCAGGAAGTTGGATATGCTCCCCAAACTGGGGGGTGGTCCTGCTGGAAAATTAAACCTTTATGCGCAATGCGAACTGAGATTGTATAGTCCATGGGGATAGGCTGGGTCGCCTTCCAGAAAAGACTTACTCTGAATTTGTCCCCTTCCCTGCCCGCAGCATATCCGGCCAGTTTCACCCCCGGGACTATTTCTCTCTCCACAGGTTTTACCTGAAGGCATCTTCGTAGGCACGCCTCTTTCGGGAGTTCTTCAACAGGCTGTGTCTGGAGGAGAATTAAATTTTCCCCTCCTGAAGAGGGATAAAACCCTTTCTGGCACAGATCCGGTATCAGGTGTAAAGCCTGGCGAGTCAGGTAACAGGTTTCCCCGAGACGGGCTCTTTCCAGAGCTTCTTCCACTGAAACAGGTTCAACCCTGGGCTTTTCCCCCCAGACGCTCATGAGGTACTGAAGGGCGAGGTTCTCAGGGTAAGTCCCTCCGATGCAACTTCCTGGAGCGGGGTTATCGGCTAAGATGGCCCAACCGGGGACGAGGCCTGTGGCTTCAGGCCTGCCACTCTGATCGGCCATGGGATAACTTTTGACCAAACGCCAGACGAATATAAGGGCGAGGAAAGCCCCCGTAATAGCACGAACTCCGATATAGGGACAGGTTTTAAGAAGCTGATTGGCGAAACTCACAGCTCCCAGAACTATAAGGGGGTAAAGAGGCATTATAACCTGATACCAGTTCCCGAAGCGGTCAAAGTAACAGAAGGCAAAGTAAAAGAAGGCAGTGCTGTAGAAAAGGGAGGCTTTTTTTCCTCCCAGGAATGACCACCCCGCAAGCCCCATCACCATAATTGGCCAGGTCAACTCGTTTAAGGCAAGCCAGGGGTAATTGGGGCTTGGAGGCCATAGAGTCCAGCTCATTTCGGAGCGCCCCTGAGGGGCTGTGAGAAACTCCAGGAACCAGGCGAAAGCGCTGGGCCATTCTCCCTGTCCCCTCCACTCTGGATGCTGAGCCCCCCGGATGTAGACGTAAGCGTAGCTTGAAAGAGGAAGCAAAAATGCCGCCAGGGCTTTCAGGAGAAAGCGACGGTTGCGCAGGAGAGATGGTTCTTCCTTCAGGATGAAAAAAACAATAGGAGGCAATATGAGCAGTGTTGTTACCAGATTGGCAGCGCACGTCCCAGCTACAAAAGCAATCCACAAGAGGAGTGAACGGTCCCGCTTTTCCTCCCATTTGAAGGTCAGCCAGAGAAGTAGAAGGGTCTGGAACACTGCGGATGTGTATTGCTCGGTGGTGACGGAATAGTACCAGAAGAAATAGGTCACAGCGTAGAAAGCGGTCCCCCAAAGAGCAAGGGGCCACCTCTGAGGGAATAGGCGCAGGAGGAGGGAGTAAAAGACTAAGAGGGAAAGGATGGCCCAGAGGGTGGAGTAAAGGGAAAGGATCTGAATTGGATTGAGGGCCCACCGCAGGAGGGGGCGCAGCGAGTGGAACCAGAGCCAGCCCAGCATAGTGTAAAGGGGGTAACCAGGAGCGTTAGCGAATCGGGCTTCAACCTGAGCATACTGGTGGGTGATAAGATCACCCCCCATTAACTCATCGGGCCGAAGGCCATCATCTAGAGTTAGAAGGTAAAGGGAAAAAGCTGCCAGAAGCAGAAAGGTCCCAGCCAGCCATTTGAAAGAAAACATGGACTTAGCGGTGGTCAAAGTAGATTTCGGCTGATATGCAACCTGAAGAGTCAGTTTTTACGTTGGCGTAATCAGATATACGGTTCCCAGCGGCATCGGTAAGGTAGACCTGCCAGTTTCCCGGGAGTGGTCCATCAACCTTCAGCGTGCAACCTCTGGAGCCATCTATAGGAGTAGTGGGGCCGTTGCAGACCCCCACCGGGACAAAGACTACGTTTACCCCTCCCTGAGGCTGGCCTCCCGCTCTAACGAAAACTTTAAGGTAAGCACTGCCCGCCCCCATGCATTTTACGGATGTGAGGACATAGGGCATGGATGGAGGTGGAGGCGGTGGGACAGGGGTAGGCGTTGGCCGTGGGCGAGGCGTTGGAGTAGGAGGTATGGTTTGCGCTACACTCAAGGCATCAATGGTTCCCCCTTCTATCCGCAGGTACTGGGCCAGCGCCCAGCCATCTTTCCCTCCGATGCAGCAAAGTTGGAGCCAGTCACCTCTGGCGTCCCTGGCCAGGACTGTAAAGGTATCGTTCAG from Anaerolineae bacterium carries:
- a CDS encoding phosphoesterase, with translation MDEKVQEAVEIFKAFLDRCPLYAHTLIISHSDADGVGAGAIMYKTLERLGFKDFSILITGKGQNAYTPLTKKQATEFAPERLFVLDLGCKEEPVVPGVPTLFIDHHRPYGVPPEGVLVSSYHWDPIPNTSLLTFWLCRSIANIEDLDWVAAIGTLSDLGDKAPFDIVREAKEKYKAKWLKEATALVNAARRSSSGDASVALRAVLKASHPREIVEGASPEARLLHKFREESKAALEEAKKASPRFRGNVALVEISTPCYVHPLVAQIWRTRLPKYIVIVANHGYIPGYVAFSVRTAADVNVLDFLGQIEVDVAEGYMGYGHDQASSGVIPFESWKILMEGLGFRDE
- a CDS encoding YfhO family protein — encoded protein: MNRLDSKFRLSWRDGIHLSMLVLAVFIFFWRIWIPDPADRARFKAGDFTHIFFPARYYAASHLANGRLPLWNPFVSCGYPHFADPQAATFYPIAWVTALLTRGNLSLEALQWEAFFHFLLAAFFTYLFAFYLTGNRGGAFLAALSFSFGGYLTGFPPLQLSMLEADIWLPASLLTATIAIDRKAFLWAGLSGLSLAMVFLAGRPQAYLEIFILFLSWFFYRAHIKKLTLKETFGLLTVALLFCGGFGAIQAIPTLELIRLSDRAVITWEYVSEGGFAWWELMGAVLPHVVGSYALYPGLVAIILAVYAVWKKQGLFWFWIALASLFFSLGENFALFSIFYLFQKLIFPGYLRNVERMALDFNFAIAILASIGFASLEGEGHSLRKPLRALFIAFSGAWVLVSLATKASPLQPPHYSWLLDSLAYDSLLLLAIWGAFELAGEKLRHLLLPIILILDLFTINMGRILEPARGIHPPFDAVKKFEPLQTIPGVFRVEGYESGFADFGVFLGLESIFGMAPLQMAWHKRIMANVEEITRLKLMNVHILATKRDITHGAFKLLYEKDDLKFYAFFGFNPRAYLVEEVRRAQNDGEIVSILNSPDFNPNSMAVVPAEFPHLPEVPLKESERVEILERGETFAVLRVRAEVPRLLVYVESHYPGWQAEVDGRPVTIYRVNGAFRGIIVPEGEHLISFRYRPVSLYLGAGLSFTTFLGLLVCFVLSSGNRFRRFWVKS
- the hpnK gene encoding hopanoid biosynthesis-associated protein HpnK, translating into MNEPGPWVIFNADDFGDCSEINEAIIRAHREGVLTSASLMVGGKAFEEAVKLAWENPSLAVGLHVTLAEGWPSLSPQELVGLADEKGKLKSGSVVGFLILFRKDAREALFREMEEQFRRFLATGLQLSHVDGHLHLHLHPLIFPELLHLAEEFGASGIRIPRDNWSLSLKFPPRRFFLSTFWALIYAPLVSWASKLAKGRSLIVVDRVYGLFKSGSMSEEYVVGVLKSLRGSSAELYFHPTSGPRLASLGPNPGDLDTLMSPRIRQVIEERGIRLATYPMLRRESRGH
- the hpnI gene encoding bacteriohopanetetrol glucosamine biosynthesis glycosyltransferase HpnI — protein: MGIEAILSLCIFASWIYWAVALISTWAFWREKEEIDPNFTPPVSVLKPIKGLDYGAYLNFKSFFTQDYPSYEILFGVESPDEPTLPVIKRLMEEYPHVPVKIVMAEPQSANRKAGMLEILSAHASNPILVISDSDFRVPADYLRRIVSPLKRPEIGLVTSFYRGKEALTTAAKVEALYISTNLLPSASIGLRWLKMGYAFGSTIALWSKTLEEIGGFKAFADYLADDHEAGARVRATGKFVHLSRCIVDTTLGPVRWRELWSRQLRWMRCVQVSRPYLYPEIVLTFSIPLSLLLGFLTDFSFFSRAVLLMSLGIRLLVGWLALGFMDYGEMRRNILLLPLGDLLQFALWLWSPFSRKIVWRGEEYWLKRDGRIERLERKKRRMPFSLLWWRRR
- a CDS encoding SH3 domain-containing protein encodes the protein MKLVSLLVVFAILVAGCAGAPLAQREPTPSPTFTRTPKPTFTPTPSETTPALPPAPISTPVPSPEVTHPAPMPSPSPVSQPETAFQSPLATPTPGPIETPTGQVRAVVIITELNIRSGPGAVYPVVGKAKLNDTFTVLARDARGDWLQLCCIGGKDGWALAQYLRIEGGTIDALSVAQTIPPTPTPRPRPTPTPVPPPPPPSMPYVLTSVKCMGAGSAYLKVFVRAGGQPQGGVNVVFVPVGVCNGPTTPIDGSRGCTLKVDGPLPGNWQVYLTDAAGNRISDYANVKTDSSGCISAEIYFDHR